From the genome of Haloterrigena sp. KLK7, one region includes:
- a CDS encoding MarR family transcriptional regulator, whose amino-acid sequence MSIDIEDFEERSPAELEEPSNAERVLRFLYENRDKAWKASTIADRAGVNENSISAVLNRLKERDLVRHKGSYWAITDDTERLRRAHQFHRTIQRFNELYGEEDHDEWVEASERARE is encoded by the coding sequence ATGTCGATCGATATCGAGGACTTCGAGGAGCGATCCCCTGCGGAACTCGAGGAGCCGAGCAACGCCGAACGAGTGCTCCGGTTCCTCTACGAGAACAGGGACAAGGCGTGGAAGGCGTCGACGATCGCCGACCGAGCCGGCGTCAACGAAAACTCGATATCGGCAGTACTCAACCGGCTGAAGGAACGGGATCTCGTCCGGCACAAGGGATCGTACTGGGCCATTACGGACGACACGGAACGGCTCCGTCGTGCACACCAGTTTCATCGGACGATCCAGCGGTTCAACGAACTCTACGGCGAGGAAGATCACGACGAGTGGGTCGAAGCGAGTGAGCGGGCACGGGAATGA